In Fragaria vesca subsp. vesca linkage group LG1, FraVesHawaii_1.0, whole genome shotgun sequence, the sequence GTATTGTTTGTTTGTTTGTTGGATTTGGGAATGTGGTAGATATGATGGTGTGTTGTGATAAAATTGATTTGCATAGGGTTGTAGACATTAGGTGTCAGGGAAAGTGTGGGTTAGGTTGGGTTTAGTTTTATTAATAGGTTGAGTTTGGGCGATTTTTTTTCTCCTTTTTGGGAATTTAAGGGCAATGTTGGGAGGTGGGGGGTTATCGGACGTGTACGAGGTCGGCTCAAAGAGACCAAGAAGGATGGAATCAAACCCCTATTTTGCAGTTGGCAGCAGCGTTTCAAGGGGATTTCAACCTTATGTTTGTTTTAGCAGCGTTTAGCGCGTTCTTATGTTTGTTGTTGAGATTCGACTAGCACCAGTTATTCAAGCATAAACGCTCCAATTTAGCACTCATCACTACCTCATTGTTGTCAGCGATGCTGATGCTAGCAAGCATGGGTGATGTGTGTGGTAGATTTGTTTGTTTGTTGTTGAATGTCATCTTATCAACTATAGAATCACTGATGAACTTCAAGCCTTGGTATTTTTTAGAAATAGCAAATTAATGGAGCAATGTGTTTCCGACATAGTCTTTGCCATTTCAAATGACAATACTGGCCATGGATCTTCCCAATCAACGAAAATCTTTGCCATTCAACTTTTACATAAATCTTCATTTTTTTTACCAGTTAAATAACTACAATGCTACAACGAGTCTTTTGTGAGTCAAACTCATGACCTCCCACTTATGAAGATGAGACTATGCTGCTACACCAAATGATACTGGGCAGAAATCTTCATTTGTTATGATATTTCGTTAGCGTTTTAAGAGGTAAAATGATGAAATTCTAAAATTATTATTAAAATTTAAGAATATTGGTTTTTATAAATGGATCGGATTAACGGATCGAGTATCCAATAACCCTCCGGATTCGGATTTAGATTGAGTTACTAACGATCCAGCGGGTATTGGCTCGGGTCCGATCCAAAATTTCTATTACTAAACGGATCCAAATCTAGGTCGATCCATTCTAGATACGATCGATGTATAAGTCTAGACTTCAACTAACCAAATCCAACATTCAAAAGTCAAATACCACCAAAATACCAAGTTTTTGTCTTACGACGGTTGACAGAGCAGTTTGAAGAGTGATCATGCAAAATCAGAACCTGTTTTTCAGTGCCAAACTTGGCTTTCAGAAGTTACAAAAACTTAAGAGTTTACTAGAAGTTACGATTTGAGATTCTACTAGGGTAGAAAAAACATGAATATGAATGGCCTCTCCCAACAAATTGTAAAACTTTGTCATCATTCATCAATGTGATTTGCCCACATGCAAGAGTATCATTTTGTTTCAATATTATAAGAAAAGAGTAGCTTAAGGAGCTAGGAATTGACCGCCTAATACATGATTAAAATCATTAGATAAATACAACAGAAAATTGCTCAAATGGTATCTTAACTTTGCGACCTATCAAAACCGTATATGAGGTTTCAACTTTGACCCACTTTTGGTATCCAGGACCACTGACGGAGTGACGGTGTTACCCCTGTTAACTTTTTGCGGGTAAATTTATTAATATCGTGCATTTATTATTCAGGATAGCTTTAACCTCTGTTATTACTTAGAACGAATTTATATGAAAAAAGTTGTTAAGGGCATATTCCCACCCTAGGACCTTCAATTTTGATGGTGGTGGGGATGAGGATTGTCACTCCCGACCCTTATATTTTACCTTATTTACTAGCTTGGTTATAATAAGAATTTTACCGTCTTCATCATTGAGTTAATAGTTTAATTGGTCCCTAGAGGGGTTTCGGGGACGATTATGTGCGGAGGATTATTCGTAGGAGGAAAATTCGACGACAGTAAAAATGGTAAATTTTAGCTAGTAAAAGGTGATTTTTATTCGGGTATTATTTTTCGAGGTGTTTTATTTTGGATTTGGGTTGTATAAGAGTGTGGACCGGGCCAAGGGGTGGTCAAAGCCCAGCCCTCTCTTTTTTCTTCTCTCTCTTCTCTCCCGTTTTCTCTCCCCCGAGCCTTCTTCCCTGCCGGATTTTCTTCTGCCCAGCTGCCGCCGTCCGGCCAGCCACCAGCCACCACTCCACCCCAGTTCGGACCCCCATCACCTCTTCTCCCTTTCCGGCCTAGCCCCCGAGCCGTTAGCCCGTCGGAAGAGGAGAAAACTCGCCGGAGACGCCGGGAAGCTTTCTACCGGAACTCCCTCCTTCGGCCACCAATCCGGGCAAACTTGGTACGGTTTTGTAGGTCTCCAACCCAGCTACCTTGCCCTAAAAGGACTCACTCCGGTTCGCTTCAAGTAAGGAGATATTTGTGGTGGAAGTTCTAGGGTGATTTTGATGTTTTTAGTCGATTACCCTAGCTAGGCTTGGATTTTGGGTTTGTGCTAGTTAGGAAAGTTGTAGAGGGAGTGGACAGGAAGTTAATGTTAAAATTTGGTAGAAATTGGAGGTCGCCGGAATCGGTCTCCGGCCGCCCATGCCGGCGAAGCCGCCGGTTAGGAGATTTTTATGTTTTTAAATGTGGAATATTAAGGGGAGTTTATTGAAGTGAATTATGGAATTTTTAGATGAGTTTTGGATAGGTTTATGAATTTTCGAAGTGTGGTATTATTGGCGGTGAAATAGTGTAGAATCCGGCCGTTAGATTAAAGTTGTGTAAAATGTGGAAATGTGTAGTTACAGCCGATGGTTCTAGGGTTGAGGTGTGGACCATATCAAAGTTAGGCGAGAATGAGCGTGGTTACGGCTCATAATTATTTTGCCTATTTTTGAGTACGTATTGGATTTTCGGTTGAGAAATTAATATTATATTTGGAACATGACGTGAGGAGGCTCGAGCAGACGAGGCCCCAGATCGACATCAGGCTTAGGCCTAATTTGTGAGTGGACGTTTATTTTAAATAATTGCATGCTATAGTTCATGATTGAACAATAAATGTTGCGGAATATTTTGACGTCATTTTAATTTGACGATTTTTATTTCTTTTGGAGGGTTACCGAAAATGGGATTTTCGGTGAATATAAATATGTATTTATGAGAGAGTATGTATATAAAATGCTAGCTAACCATATGTGTTTGTCCACCTTAATGACGTAGCATATAGCCGCATTATGGTGTGACGTGAGCGTAGTAGCCCTATATGAGTGTTTAATTCACATAGGGGTATGGACACATATTTATACACCCGTCTGTCCACCTTAATGGCGTAGTGTAGCACCGCATTAAGGCGTGACGTGAGCATTGGACGCGAGCGTAGTAGCTCTATATAGACCCATGAATTTATATAGGGAGTATGGACGTGTGTAAATACATACATATATTTTAGAGCCTGAGAGGCTCGATATTATGAGATGAAAGTTTTATCGCTTGCAGCATGCATTCGATTTTTCCTTGGAAATTGAGTTGGGGAAACATAAATATTTAATTTTTAATTTATTTTTGTCCACTCACTCTGACGTTATTAAATGTTTTCCCCTGGGCCATTCGTTTTAAAATGCCCAATCTGCAGAGTTCGGGTTGGATCTAGTAGGAGGCGAGGCATAGTTACCCGCATTTCTGCCAGTTTTCATCAGTAACCTGTTTAACCTACTAGTGTTTTTTTGCTTCCGCTAGTGTCTAGTAGCTCTGAATACTTTGGGATTATTGTATATTAATTCGGTGGTGTGCTCGGTCTGTTGATTTGATGTTTAAAATTTATGAAGGATAATGTTGGCTTTTATTAGCTGGATAATTGTGTGATATTTTGGACGCGTCGTAGTAAGAGTGTGAATTGGAAATTTTCGGGTTAGGGTTGTCCATTTCTAAAGGAGGTTTTACTAATCTTTTCGGTAAATTTTCCTTAGAGGTGGTCCTCGTACGACTTACTCCGGGTTTCAGGGTGAAATTCGGGGTGGGTTGTGTCAAGGATGGTTGCAGGCTGTGATGACTGGCAGTTGGGTGGCCAGAGTACCCTTTGGTCCTCAACGTGTTGGGTCATGGCCCCAACCCTAGCCCATTTGAATTGCTTTATCCAAGATTTGAGTTTTATGTCTAGGATCCTGGTATCACCATTTTGAATCAAGGAGGCTCTCATAAGTGTCGGTGGGAGTACAATTGCCAACGACATTCAATGACAAGGGAGTTGAAAAGGGACCTAGTTCTTTGGGCTTTGGTTCAGAGGAGGTGGGATACTCATCTATGGGTTACCATGTAGCAGCTACTGATGTGGCAGACTCTTTGCGGTTTTCTAGTATTTTTGTACGTCAATTGGGGTCTCTAGACGAACTTATTTACTTAACTGTATTGAGTCATATATCATCTATTCGGTTACAATATTTTCTAGATAGAGTAGCGCACCGTCCTGCTAGTTATAGCTTCATTTAAATGTTGATTTTGAGTGGTATGTATCAGCTCCAAAACTAACACTGGATGCACATTATGCACGACCTTAGTCGTTCTTATTAATAAAACTTCCTTTTATTCAAAAAAAATTATTAGAAAAGAATAACCTTTTATGAGAGGAAATGACAGCCTAATGCATGAATATATACAATAAATAAATAAATAAATAAAACTGAGATAGATACAATACATTAATTGTTATTCAAAACTTGCATTTAGGTACCAATTTCTCAAAGTTGCCATGAAGGAGTTGATAGAAGAGTTCATGGATACGTTCGCAGATTGTAGCCGCACAACCCCGCAAAGTAGCAAAAGCCGGAAGAAACAAGAACGCACCGTAGCCAAAGAAGAAAAAGCACCCAAGAACGGTAACCGCAATCGCAAGTCCCAATGAAGAATGACTGCCTAATACTGCGTATGTGCCGGTTAGGAATGCAACCACCATTGCAATCAAGGCGTACATTGTGAGATCTATCGCCGCCCCACGTGGTACGGTTCCGAGGGCAAATTCTCGCCTTCTCACCAACAAAAAAAAGCGTATCATGACAGCACAACTGGACATACTCATTGCTAATGTATTTGCTATCACAAATGCCTTGAAAGCTGCGTTTCTTGATAGAACTGCTAAACCTTGATCCGGCCCTTTTTCACTTTGGTAACCACCAGGCACAGTGAAACCAGCTGCGAAGGTTACTGTTGCTATGAGTGCAGACACTACCATATGAGATTCTTTTATTTCCTTGTCTTTAGAGTCTTCCGACTTTCGGTCACCTCTCTTTGCATGGACTTCACCGCTACCGTCCTTTTTATCGACGTCACTGCCACTACCCTCTTTTTTCGCCATTCGTTGACCTACTCTTACACCAGAATCTATCAAACCTTTGCCAGAGATTGCTCTGCAGCGCAACAGAAACCAAAAAAAAACAAAAAAACAAAAAAACAAAAAAATTAATGTAATCTAGCTACCTAGGAAAACATACTACACGGAAAAAGAGTACTAGCTATTATATATACCTGCAAATTAAAGTATTAAACGCCATAAACATACCTTCCACTTAGAATCAGCTGTACGTATAATAATGTTCAGCGCGTTCATGTTTTCGTTGTTGAATACCATCTTGTCCCTGTTTAAAAAAAAAAAAGAGAATACCATCTTGTTGACTCTAGAATCACGGATAAACTTCAAGCCGTTGTATTTTTCAGACTCAGCAATTTGATGCAGAGGCGTGTTCCCTCTAAGGTCTTTGCTATTTAGAAGGACGCTACTAAGCCATGGATCTTTTCGAACAAACTCTTCTACATTTGGTTTATTACTGGAAATTGCAAAATGTAGGGCATTCCAACCATAACGGTCCACCAATTCAAAACTGTCAGGGCAGTAGAGCAGAAGCTGTTCCATTACATCTACACGCCCTGTCATAGCCGCATGATGAACGGGTACCAACTTGTTAATGTTGCCAATGTAGGCAGTGGAATTATCACATTCCAGTATTTGTATCACAATTGAAACGTAACCAAAGAATGCAGCAAAATGAAGTGGAGTATATCCTTTTTCGTTTACTCTTACTGCCAGCGTCTTTTCCTTCTCTAGTAGTCTTCCCGTTATTTCTTCAACATATATAAAGCAAAAGTATGGATCAAGTCAAGTATTATTTGAAAAATGTAAAATCCAATAATTATATATATAAATATCTTAGACATATTTAGGAAATGTTACAACAAAAAGTGGTTGGAGATGCATGGACATACTCCTAATTATTGATCTGCAACCCATGAGTCAATNNNNNNNNNNNNNNNNNNNNATATATATATATATATATATATATATATATATATATATAGGCCGGATGTGGAGCGCACGTCCTTACTGATTTAAAATGCGCACGTTCCTCCGTTAGGCACAGACGACGGCACGCCTCCACCCAAGCGGACTCCAGCAGCGTCCCTGATCATTTTCCCTCCCCGGCGAGTCCGCCGAATTCCAGTTTCTGGTGAGATCGAATTTATTTGAAGTTTTGGGTGATCTCGTCGGAAAACTGGAAAAGAACGGACTCGCCGGGAAAGGAAAGTGATCGGGGACGCTGCTGGAGTCTTCTGGGGTGGAGGCGCGCCGTTGTTGGCACTGGACGGTGGCGAACGGAGGGATGTGCGCACTTTAAGGACAGTGCGCACAGGCGCTTCATATAGTTTTCGTGTGTGTGTATATACATATGTAGTACATATTCAACAAGCACAATTTCAACAATATGAATATGCTTACGTTCGTCACCGTAGGAAGCTGCAATGTGTAAAGCGGTTAAACCATCGGGTCCTTGGTAGGATGGATTCGTGCAAGTGTCGAGGATTTCAAAAACCGATTTGCGGTATCGATTTTCGGCAGCAATGTAGAGTGGAGTTTCGCCAGCATCATTAGCAGAGTACAAAAACTCAGGGTCTTCCTCAGTCAATTTCTTAACCACATCAAAGTGATTGAACCGCACTGCCTCATGCAAGGCTGTGTTTTTCTCCTTGTTAGTTCTTCTTATGAGAAACCGGTGGCATCCTTCTGTTGATGAGGTACCTTCTTCGAGGTCGCCGTGCCAGTCTTTCGCAGCCTGAATAAGAACTTCAACTATCTCAGCACGTCCGTGTCTTGCCGCCAAGTGTAAGGCAGTATCACCACTCTGGTTTGGCTGCAACAGTAGCCTCTGGCAAATTTTAAGCATCTCCCTTACAACCCCGGCTGATTTCAGCAATTCCTCAGAATCCGTCAACATTTCACCGCCTATTCTTGCTATATAGACATGGAGGACTGTGGATTTGGTTGGAGTCAACATTCGGTGAAGATGATCATCACTACATTTTTTAAGGGCATTAATATTCCCTTTCTCGTGCTGCCTTGAACACCTTGATATCCATGCGTCTTATGCTTTGAATTCTGTTGACTAGTGGTGCAGAGCTCTTCAGCTGATTCCAGTCAGAACTAAACAACGCGTTGGTCTCCTCTAGTATCATCGCATGGTAGGCCGATGTTGGATCACTCTCCATCTCACATGAATCAGAGGGATTCATTTACTTTCTTTGTCGAACAAGAATTTGAAAAATAAATCCTAGAGGAAAGAAACTAAGTTGATCAAAAAGAGTACGAGCCGGAAGCTAGGTGGATGAGGATCAGGGAGAAGAGAAGGGTTATATAATAGAGCCGCGGCTAGCCACTCGAGCATCGCGTCGTTGTTCAAAATAAGTTTTTATTGACTTCAGCCTGCCGGTTTAGTAAGCTATAGTTACCTCCCTCACTAGTTATAAACTTGTAGCAGAGTCGTTTATTTGGGAGGGGGGTGGGTTCACATTACTAGTCCTTTTTCTTGGGGTCAATCTTCCCAAAGTCTTTGTGCCGGCCCATTCAAAATGTTTCGGATCCAAATGTTTCCGAATCTGCAAATTAAATAGCATTCGGCTCTGTGACTCTTGTTGAAGGAGAAAGTATAACGAGAGATAACGAGAATAACGGTCTACTCATTCATTGATAGAAATGCCTATTTATAGGCATTACATAGAGTCTCCTGAAGGATCTAGAAGATCTATCAACTGTAATATATTCTAATAAGGAAACTGGATTAACCAATCCTACGTGTATTAGGGCAAGACATATAACAGAATGACAGAAATATAATTTCCTTAAACACTCCCCCTTATGTTGCGTCCCTAATACGATATGGTGCTTATGGTGTTGCCTCGGTAAAAACCTTGCCAAGTAAAACAAAAACCTCATGGGTAAAACAAAAGACTTGGTCGAAGGGAAAAAGAGCACAACGCACCAACTACAATTGAAGATAACATATGATGAATGTAGACTCCCCTTGATGTCTACACAACGACTCCCCCTGATTGGTAACTCAATCTCGGAGTACAGATAAACGGGGCAAGCCAATGCACTTCACATACTTCAAAAGTAGACTTGGGCAACGATTTAGTCATTAAATCCAGCCACAACATCTTTACATCAGACTTGCTATACTTAGCATTATTTTGATCTTGAAGGAGAATGTTGCCTAACAACTCAAAATATAAGTTCGCGTTAAAAATCAGATTCACGCGTGGCATGACCTTCGTGTACTTAAATAGTCATAACGTCTTCGATACAATAGGTATGGACGAACTGTAGAAAGTTCTAGAAACTAGACACACGTAGCTTTCCAACCATATAAAGTCCATAACCTGGTTCATCTTGAGCTGATCACAAAGCTCTGTCGAAGTTGACTGTTCTGCAAAAGCAGATTCTCGGACAAATCCGTCCTATTTTACGAAAATAGCCATAACTCACTCAATATGATAGGTGTGATCAAATGGTTGGTGTCCCTGGAAAGTAGACACATAGACCTTTCCAATGGTACCAATTTTACCATTTTCCAACCAGTGGGCTATCCTGTAGGTCCTGTGGAAGTTGACCTACGAAACTGGGCAGATTCTGATTTTGCATTTGATGTGTCTTTCTGTAGGGATGAATAAGCCTGAACCTTTCATAGAAGGAATCACTGCCATTACATTGGCGTTGCGTGGGCGCATCCGGCCACTACCTTGATATTCCTTCACACTCATCTAAGAGGGAGCGAAGATGCTCAACCACTAGGAAGAGAGTTGAAAGACTAAGGAGGACTTGGCCTTACAAGTTTATAATGAATGAGATGTCGAGTTGAGCATATTGTAACAAGTACATGAATGTGCTACCATACTTAGATGTAGGATTTCTCCTAAGACTTCTTCGTCATATGGACGAAACAGGTCTTCTCAACGCTTCGACCGATCAAGGGATACATATAAGCATAACTTCATCGTCCTTTAGATTGCCTTAAGCCGACAGATGAATAAACATCATCAATAACAGTCCTCACTTTCGAGACCAAGTATTCCCAAGATCCTTTCATTCTTAATTTTAGATAAGTGGCATCTCTTAGTTTAACAAGAGTTCATCACGATTCATCCAGAATTTACACGCAAATAGGCATAATTCTTCATATCCCTTCCCTAATCAAGTAGATACTTAGCAAATACCTTGCAAATGTGCTCTGTGGTCAGAAGCCACTTGATTTGGGTGAAAACCGATCTATTCAAGATCTTTATGTACATCTCTTAGTTCCCAAGAGAGATAAGTTGTGACCACAAGTTGCTTGTTTAGTTTTTCGGAAACTACCAAATTGACAAGGTAGTGGAGTGCAATGACATCCATTACGAGAGTATATCTCATCGTAGTTGATTCCAGGGCGCTTGTGAGAGACCTTATGCCATAAGGTGAGTCTAAACTCTTTTTCTCACTACGCTTTCTAACAAAGACATAACTGATAGAGTTTACACTTGGGGTGTCGGCATCACCTAACCAAAGCACTATCTCTTTGTTTAAACTGGATCGCATCTTTCCATTTAGGCCAATCTACAACGTTGATATGTTCTCAATGAAGTATGGTTCGATATCAAACTCATTAAACCACGTCATCATGTACATCGGTGTAATTTCTAAGTGTAGAGATCTCTATATGGATTGGTATTGACATTGAGGCGTCCCCCAATGATAACCATAATCCAGAAATAACTGACGAATGAGTATCATTGATCAAATGATCAAGTTGTGCCAAACTCGCATTCTT encodes:
- the LOC101307733 gene encoding ankyrin repeat-containing protein At3g12360-like — protein: MLTDSEELLKSAGVVREMLKICQRLLLQPNQSGDTALHLAARHGRAEIVEVLIQAAKDWHGDLEEGTSSTEGCHRFLIRRTNKEKNTALHEAVRFNHFDVVKKLTEEDPEFLYSANDAGETPLYIAAENRYRKSVFEILDTCTNPSYQGPDGLTALHIAASYGDEQITGRLLEKEKTLAVRVNEKGYTPLHFAAFFGYVSIVIQILECDNSTAYIGNINKLVPVHHAAMTGRVDVMEQLLLYCPDSFELVDRYGWNALHFAISSNKPNVEEFVRKDPWLSSVLLNSKDLRGNTPLHQIAESEKYNGLKFIRDSRVNKMLILSGRAISGKGLIDSGVRVGQRMAKKEGSGSDVDKKDGSGEVHAKRGDRKSEDSKDKEIKESHMVVSALIATVTFAAGFTVPGGYQSEKGPDQGLAVLSRNAAFKAFVIANTLAMSMSSCAVMIRFFLLVRRREFALGTVPRGAAIDLTMYALIAMVVAFLTGTYAVLGSHSSLGLAIAVTVLGCFFFFGYGAFLFLPAFATLRGCAATICERIHELFYQLLHGNFEKLVPKCKF